One Rouxiella sp. S1S-2 genomic window, GCAATGTTGATTGTTGCCAAAACCAAATCCATATGGAGACGTTCTTAAATGTCTATTGAGCAAAATAACGGTAAATCGACCCCTTTTGCAGGGGTTGTGGTTTGGTACAATCCGACAGAAAAAGAAGTCGAAAACATAAAAAGCTATCTCGACTTTGTGCAACACCTCTATGTTGTCGATAACTCAGCCGGAAATAATTTATCTTTATTGAGTGAGCTAACCCGCGACTCGGACAAAGTAGAATATATCCCGAATCTTGATAACCTGGGCATCGCAACAGCGTTAAATAAGGGGTGCGAGCGTGCCCTGGAACAAGGCTATAACTGGATATTAACCATGGATCAAGACTCGAGTTTTGACCGTGCAGAGATGACTAAATTTATCGATGCCTTCGAAACCAAAAAACTCGAAGACCCGACGATTGCCGTGTTTACCCCGCTGACTAATGAATATCAGCCCGAAGGCTATGCCTCACGCGTTATCACCTCTGGCAACCTCTTAAGCCTTATTGCCTATAAACAAATTGGCGGTTTCGACGATACGTTATTTATCGACGAAGTAGATCACGACCTCTGCTACAAGCTGACCCAGCTTAAGTACACTATTTACACCTTTAGCAACGTGCATATGGAACACAAAATTGGTGACGGGAAATCCCATCCTTTCTTGTATCCACGCAGGCTATACGTTATGCATCACGGTGCAATAAGAAAATATTACATCATCCGCAATCGCTTCCTAATTCGTGACAGGTTCCCTTCCTTCACGAATGATTACGCTAAATTCAATCTTATCTTACTGCTAGGCGTGATTTTTTTTGAAAAACAAAAACTGCTTAAACTGCGCTATATGCTGCGCGGCTACTGCGATTATAAAAAGAATCGCCTTGGTCGAATGAGATAACTGGGCTGTCAATATCGATTCAAGCCTGCACTTTGCGGCCTGAATCGGTATCGTCATACCTTACTCTCCTGCCCTCGACTCCAATCCCGGTGAGACCATATTAAGCAGATGTTTGGCCGATTTACCCTGCGAAGTTCGCCGCCAGGCCAGCGCAACCTGGGTGGTGATTGTCTGACCAGCAATAGGCAAACAGCGAACGTTGTCGGCATTAATTTTACTCAACGATGCGGGCAACAGCGCGTAACCAAAACCGGTCGCAACCATACTTAGCGATGAGGCAATTTGCGGACACTGCTGCCCCAATTTTGGGGTAAATCCCGCCTCCACGCAGGCGGCAATCACCGCATCATATAAACCGGGCGACAGCTCGCGCGGGAAAGTAATCAACGTTTCATTGCGCAGTTCAGAAAGCGCAACGCTCTCCCCCCGACTCAGTGGATGCATCTTCGGCAGCGCAATCACCATCTCCTCGTTATCAATCACCCGCACGTTGAAGTCCTTACTGCGCTCGCAGGGTAATCGAATAAACGCTAAATCAATCACCCCCTCACTGAGGGCGGTCATCAGTCCCGACATATCTTTTTCCTGCGGCTCAAGCTTCACGCCGGGATATTTGTCGCGGTAGTGATGCAACAGAGAAAACACCTGCGGATTAAATGCCGAAGAACTGGCAAATCCGATGCGTAGAAAACCATTCATACCCCGCGCCACGCTGCGAGTACGCTCAAGAGCAGCATCCGACAACTTCAAGATAATCAGCGCATCTTCGTAAAGCACCTTACCCGCTTCGGTGAGCTCAACGCCGCGCGTCAGGCGTTTTAGCAGCGTGGTGCCCACTTCATGTTCAAGTCGTTGAATTTGCTGACTGAGCGGCGGCTGGGAAATACCGAGCCGTTCGGCGGCTCGGGTGAAGTTAGTTGTCTCTGCTACGGCAACAAAATAACGCAGATGACGAAGTTCCATATTAAAAACGTCTCAAAGTAAACACCTCTTCATATTGGAACTCCGGGCCGAATGGAGTCAACCTTTAGTTAATCTTGTTAATGAATTCCCGGAGCATCAGTATGAAAGACTTGGCAATTTCTCGTCCCAACGTCCTCTATCAGGCATCCCTGATGAGTGCCCTGCTCAGCGGCGTTTATGAAGGTGACGTCACCATGGCGCAGCTGCGCGAACACGGTGATTTTGGCCTCGGAACGTTTAATAAACTCGACGGTGAGCTAATAGCCTTTGACGGCAACATCTTTCAGCTGCGCGGCGACGGCACGGCACGACGCGCCAGTCCCGAGCAAAAAACCCCGTT contains:
- a CDS encoding glycosyltransferase, with protein sequence MSIEQNNGKSTPFAGVVVWYNPTEKEVENIKSYLDFVQHLYVVDNSAGNNLSLLSELTRDSDKVEYIPNLDNLGIATALNKGCERALEQGYNWILTMDQDSSFDRAEMTKFIDAFETKKLEDPTIAVFTPLTNEYQPEGYASRVITSGNLLSLIAYKQIGGFDDTLFIDEVDHDLCYKLTQLKYTIYTFSNVHMEHKIGDGKSHPFLYPRRLYVMHHGAIRKYYIIRNRFLIRDRFPSFTNDYAKFNLILLLGVIFFEKQKLLKLRYMLRGYCDYKKNRLGRMR
- a CDS encoding LysR family transcriptional regulator gives rise to the protein MELRHLRYFVAVAETTNFTRAAERLGISQPPLSQQIQRLEHEVGTTLLKRLTRGVELTEAGKVLYEDALIILKLSDAALERTRSVARGMNGFLRIGFASSSAFNPQVFSLLHHYRDKYPGVKLEPQEKDMSGLMTALSEGVIDLAFIRLPCERSKDFNVRVIDNEEMVIALPKMHPLSRGESVALSELRNETLITFPRELSPGLYDAVIAACVEAGFTPKLGQQCPQIASSLSMVATGFGYALLPASLSKINADNVRCLPIAGQTITTQVALAWRRTSQGKSAKHLLNMVSPGLESRAGE